From a single Tursiops truncatus isolate mTurTru1 chromosome 20, mTurTru1.mat.Y, whole genome shotgun sequence genomic region:
- the ACBD4 gene encoding acyl-CoA-binding domain-containing protein 4 isoform X4: MGTENENPEPDCQKQFQAAVSVIQNLPKNGSYRPSYKEMLRFYSYYKQATMGPCLVPQPGFWDPIGRYKCLLSPRDAWNSLGKMSREEAMSAYVTEMKLVAQRVIDTVPLGEVAEDMFGYFEPLYQVIPDMPRPPETFLKRVTGWKEQVLNGDAEPAPEPPCLPKEPAPPSPESQPPRDQDSEVFCDSMEQLEPELQVGAEQRGALGGELNTRNSTESPAKKGRLESTLLGPQELDTWLVGTVRALQESMRDVQGRLQSLESMPVPRKQRPRPGTGLSVPTLLFFLLWPFIVQWLFRQFRTQKR, encoded by the exons ATGGGTACCGAAAATGAAAATCCAGAGCCGGACTGCCAGAAACAGTTCCAGGCCGCAGTAAGCGTCATTCAGAACCTGCCTAAGAACG GCTCTTACCGCCCCTCCTATAAAGAGATGCTGCGATTCTACAGCTACTACAAGCAGGCTACCATGGGGCCCTGCCTGGTCCCCCAGCCTGGGTTCTGGGACCCTATTGGACGTTATAAATG CCTTCTGTCCCCCAGGGATGCCTGGAACAGCCTGGGCAAGATGAGCAGGGAGGAGGCCATGTCCGCCTACGTCACTGAGATGAAGCTGGTGGCCCAGAGG GTGATCGACACGGTGCCCCTGGGCGAGGTGGCAGAGGACATGTTTGGTTACTTCGAGCCCCTGTACCAGGTGATCCCTGACATGCCGAGGCCCCCGGAGACCTTCCTGAAAAGGGTCACAG GTTGGAAAGAGCAGGTGCTGAATGGAGATGCTGAGCCTGCCCCAGAGCCTCCCTGCCTTCCCAAGGAACCCGCACCCCCAAGCCCAG AGTCCCAGCCACCCAGGGACCAGGACTCTGAGGTTTTCTGTGATTCCATGGAGCAGCTGGAGCCTGAGCTG CAGGTTGGGGCAGAGCAGAGGGGCGCCCTGGGAGGAGAGCTCAACACCAGAAACAGCACCGAGTCTCCTGCAAAGAAAG GGAGATTGGAAAGCACCCTGCTGGGGCCCCAGGAATTGGACACATGGCTGGTGGGGACGGTTCGGGCGCTGCAGGAGAGCATGCGGGACGTCCAGGGGAGACTGCAGAGCCTGGAGAGCATGCCTGTCCCCCGCAAGCAG AGGCCAAGGCCCGGCACTGGGCTCTCTGTTCCCACGctgctcttcttcctcctgtGGCCCTTCATCGTCCAGTGGCTCTTCCGACAGTTTCGGACCCAGAAGAGGTGA
- the ACBD4 gene encoding acyl-CoA-binding domain-containing protein 4 isoform X7 — translation MGTENENPEPDCQKQFQAAVSVIQNLPKNGSYRPSYKEMLRFYSYYKQATMGPCLVPQPGFWDPIGRYKWDAWNSLGKMSREEAMSAYVTEMKLVAQRVIDTVPLGEVAEDMFGYFEPLYQVIPDMPRPPETFLKRVTGWKEQVLNGDAEPAPEPPCLPKEPAPPSPESQPPRDQDSEVFCDSMEQLEPELVRPTPIASPSLPHWALAAPTTPLGLCDSSQQVGAEQRGALGGELNTRNSTESPAKKGRLESTLLGPQELDTWLVGTVRALQESMRDVQGRLQSLESMPVPRKQRPRPGTGLSVPTLLFFLLWPFIVQWLFRQFRTQKR, via the exons ATGGGTACCGAAAATGAAAATCCAGAGCCGGACTGCCAGAAACAGTTCCAGGCCGCAGTAAGCGTCATTCAGAACCTGCCTAAGAACG GCTCTTACCGCCCCTCCTATAAAGAGATGCTGCGATTCTACAGCTACTACAAGCAGGCTACCATGGGGCCCTGCCTGGTCCCCCAGCCTGGGTTCTGGGACCCTATTGGACGTTATAAATG GGATGCCTGGAACAGCCTGGGCAAGATGAGCAGGGAGGAGGCCATGTCCGCCTACGTCACTGAGATGAAGCTGGTGGCCCAGAGG GTGATCGACACGGTGCCCCTGGGCGAGGTGGCAGAGGACATGTTTGGTTACTTCGAGCCCCTGTACCAGGTGATCCCTGACATGCCGAGGCCCCCGGAGACCTTCCTGAAAAGGGTCACAG GTTGGAAAGAGCAGGTGCTGAATGGAGATGCTGAGCCTGCCCCAGAGCCTCCCTGCCTTCCCAAGGAACCCGCACCCCCAAGCCCAG AGTCCCAGCCACCCAGGGACCAGGACTCTGAGGTTTTCTGTGATTCCATGGAGCAGCTGGAGCCTGAGCTGGTGAGACCCACTCCCATTGCCTCCCCTTCCCTACCCCACTGGGCCTTAGCtgctcccaccaccccccttGGACTTTGTGACTCTTCTCAGCAGGTTGGGGCAGAGCAGAGGGGCGCCCTGGGAGGAGAGCTCAACACCAGAAACAGCACCGAGTCTCCTGCAAAGAAAG GGAGATTGGAAAGCACCCTGCTGGGGCCCCAGGAATTGGACACATGGCTGGTGGGGACGGTTCGGGCGCTGCAGGAGAGCATGCGGGACGTCCAGGGGAGACTGCAGAGCCTGGAGAGCATGCCTGTCCCCCGCAAGCAG AGGCCAAGGCCCGGCACTGGGCTCTCTGTTCCCACGctgctcttcttcctcctgtGGCCCTTCATCGTCCAGTGGCTCTTCCGACAGTTTCGGACCCAGAAGAGGTGA
- the ACBD4 gene encoding acyl-CoA-binding domain-containing protein 4 isoform X6: MGTENENPEPDCQKQFQAAVSVIQNLPKNGSYRPSYKEMLRFYSYYKQATMGPCLVPQPGFWDPIGRYKWDAWNSLGKMSREEAMSAYVTEMKLVAQRVIDTVPLGEVAEDMFGYFEPLYQVIPDMPRPPETFLKRVTGWKEQVLNGDAEPAPEPPCLPKEPAPPSPESQPPRDQDSEVFCDSMEQLEPELVGAEQRGALGGELNTRNSTESPAKKGRLESTLLGPQELDTWLVGTVRALQESMRDVQGRLQSLESMPVPRKQRPRPGTGLSVPTLLFFLLWPFIVQWLFRQFRTQKR, from the exons ATGGGTACCGAAAATGAAAATCCAGAGCCGGACTGCCAGAAACAGTTCCAGGCCGCAGTAAGCGTCATTCAGAACCTGCCTAAGAACG GCTCTTACCGCCCCTCCTATAAAGAGATGCTGCGATTCTACAGCTACTACAAGCAGGCTACCATGGGGCCCTGCCTGGTCCCCCAGCCTGGGTTCTGGGACCCTATTGGACGTTATAAATG GGATGCCTGGAACAGCCTGGGCAAGATGAGCAGGGAGGAGGCCATGTCCGCCTACGTCACTGAGATGAAGCTGGTGGCCCAGAGG GTGATCGACACGGTGCCCCTGGGCGAGGTGGCAGAGGACATGTTTGGTTACTTCGAGCCCCTGTACCAGGTGATCCCTGACATGCCGAGGCCCCCGGAGACCTTCCTGAAAAGGGTCACAG GTTGGAAAGAGCAGGTGCTGAATGGAGATGCTGAGCCTGCCCCAGAGCCTCCCTGCCTTCCCAAGGAACCCGCACCCCCAAGCCCAG AGTCCCAGCCACCCAGGGACCAGGACTCTGAGGTTTTCTGTGATTCCATGGAGCAGCTGGAGCCTGAGCTG GTTGGGGCAGAGCAGAGGGGCGCCCTGGGAGGAGAGCTCAACACCAGAAACAGCACCGAGTCTCCTGCAAAGAAAG GGAGATTGGAAAGCACCCTGCTGGGGCCCCAGGAATTGGACACATGGCTGGTGGGGACGGTTCGGGCGCTGCAGGAGAGCATGCGGGACGTCCAGGGGAGACTGCAGAGCCTGGAGAGCATGCCTGTCCCCCGCAAGCAG AGGCCAAGGCCCGGCACTGGGCTCTCTGTTCCCACGctgctcttcttcctcctgtGGCCCTTCATCGTCCAGTGGCTCTTCCGACAGTTTCGGACCCAGAAGAGGTGA
- the HEXIM1 gene encoding protein HEXIM1, with translation MAEPLLSEYQHQPQTSNCTGAAAVHEEPNSDRPPGAEERVPEEDSRWQSRASPQSGGSPGLGGEGSLELQPPPVQTQVCPESSCPEAGEKGQNGDDLSAGGSPQPAAGGEQRPKANKLGASTAGGEEAWGQQQRQLGKKKHRRRPSKKKRHWKPYYTLTWEEKKKFDEKQSLRASRIRAEMFAKGQPVAPYNTTQFLMDDHDQEEPDLKTGLYPKRAAAKSDDTSDEDFMEEAGEEDGGSDGMGGDGSEFLQRDFSETYERYHAESLQNMSKQELIKEYLELEKCLSRMEDENNRLRLESKRLGGDDARVRELELELDRLRAENLQLLTENELHRQQERAPLSKFGD, from the coding sequence ATGGCCGAGCCACTCTTGTCAGAGTATCAGCACCAGCCTCAAACTAGCAactgtacaggtgctgctgctgtCCATGAAGAGCCGAACTCTGATCGCCCCCCAGGCGCGGAGGAGCGGGTGCCCGAGGAGGACAGTAGGTGGCAATCGAGAGCGTCCCCCCAGTCGGGTGGCTCTCCGGGGCTGGGCGGGGAAGGGAGCCTGGAGCTCCAGCCGCCTCCCGTGCAGACCCAGGTCTGCCCAGAATCCAGCTGTCCGGAAGCGGGTGAGAAGGGCCAGAATGGGGACGACTTGTCCGCTGGCGGTTCCCCCCAGCCGGCGGCGGGAGGGGAACAGAGGCCGAAGGCCAACAAGTTGGGAGCTTCTACCGCAGGGGGCGAGGAGGCGTGGGGACAGCAGCAGAGACAGCTGGGCAAGAAAAAACATAGGAGACGCCCCTCGAAGAAGAAGCGGCATTGGAAACCGTACTACACGCTGACctgggaggagaagaaaaagttcGATGAGAAACAGAGCCTGCGAGCTTCGAGGATTCGAGCCGAGATGTTCGCCAAGGGCCAGCCAGTGGCTCCCTATAACACCACGCAGTTCCTCATGGATGATCACGACCAGGAGGAGCCGGATCTTAAAACCGGCCTCTATCCCAAACGGGCCGCTGCCAAATCTGACGACACCAGCGATGAGGACTTTATGGAAGAAGCGGGCGAGGAGGATGGGGGCAGCGACGGGATGGGAGGAGACGGCAGCGAGTTTCTGCAGCGGGACTTCTCGGAGACCTACGAGCGGTACCACGCGGAGAGCCTGCAGAACATGAGCAAGCAGGAGCTCATCAAAGAGTACCTGGAGCTGGAGAAGTGCCTCTCGCGTATGGAGGACGAGAATAACCGGCTGCGGCTGGAAAGCAAGCGGCTGGGCGGCGACGACGCGCGGGTccgggagctggagctggagctagACCGGCTGCGCGCCGAGAACCTCCAGCTGCTGACGGAGAACGAACTGCACCGGCAGCAGGAGCGAGCACCGCTGTCCAAGTTTGGAGACTAG